In the genome of Natronorubrum daqingense, the window AAGTACAGTTCACAGTGGAAGGAATTCGGCTCGCGGTGACACCGGAGAGCGTCGACGTCATGATCGACGAAGAGCCCAGTTAACCAAACCAATAGTGAGATTGCGGTCGATCCCTAAGATCATCGCTGAAAGCCCATGGCCGTCCACGTCGCTTCGCACCGTTAACTCGGGAGAACTTGCTTTCCCGGTAACCGAGGCGGCCGCGCCCTTTCTGGGCCTATCAGGCCACCGGTTGCATCACCAAGTGTCAAGCCTAGGTGAACGAGTGGTTCCCAACGGCACGCCACGCTCGCCGCGTTCTGCCCTCCGCTTGCTCACGTCTCCCTGCAGTCACCGTTCGTCACGAGGTCCACCTCGCTTCGCTCCTGACTGACCATTCCGGGCAGGTCGCCGCGTGGGAGTGGGTGAGGCGTAGCTCATCAGAAACGGTTATCGGGTGGCGCGAAAGAGCCGAGAGTGTGACTGACGACGTCGCGTATCCCTCCGTCGGATTAATCCTCGATATCCACGAGCAGATCGTTGCGGAAGGCGATGCGACGGAGCCGGGAATTCGATCAGAAGATGCGATTGAATCCGCACTACAGTATGTTTCAGAAGGGTTCTTCGGTGAGGTACCGCAGACACTTCACGAAAAAGCGGTTCATCTAATGCGACTGCTCGTTGCGGATCATCCGTTCGTCGACGGGAACAAACGAACTGCACTCCGAACGGTGGTCGTCTTCTATATGCTGAACGGATACACGTTCGAATACGGCGACGAAATCCGAGCACTACTGCACCGTTTCGCCACCGACGAAGCCGAGGTCGACATCGAGACAGCAGTCATCTACTTCCGAGCATGCGCTCGGCGCAACTGATAAGGGGGCACAATGAGTACATCCGACACAGATATGGCGTCCAGCACTGATTCGACGAAAGCGGTCGATGACGAAGTCCGTCGGCTGTACGAGCGGTATCAGTCGGCTGAGAGCGACGAGGAACGCCGTGAAATCGCCCTCGAGATGGGAAAACTCGATGGACGCCGTCACGCAGAGATCTACGCCGCACTCGAGAACGAATAAGCCGTTCGGCAATCATCGGGTGTCGAAACGAAATCCGACCGAGACACACTTTTGACTCTCCGTCTCTCGTTCTCTCATCGTGGCGTTCTCGCCTCGGCTCCTCTCACACCCCGCTCTCCCTTCTCACTCCCCGTGTGACTGGTTCCCGTCAGCCCACCCTACCGCCGCACCATCGTCCACACGTCCTCGAGCACCGCCCAGATCTGCCGGATCACGATCGACAGGTCGACCCAGAACGACTGGCGACGGATGTACTCGAGGTCGTAGCGAAGCTTCGCACTCGGATCGGTGCTGCTCGCGTCGTGGATCTGTGCTAGCCCCGTCAGGCCGGGTTTCACGAACCAGCGCTTTCGCCACGAGGGCGCGTCTTGCTCGAGGAGCACTTCTTCTTGCGTCCAGACGGCTCGCGGTCCGACGACGCTCATGTCCCCGACGAAGATCGACCACAGCTGCGGGAGTTCGTCGAGATGAGTCTTGCGCAAAACCCGGCCGACGCGAGTGATGCGATCGTTGTCCTCGTCCTCGGTCGGCGTCGCGTCCTCGCCTTCGGGGATCATCGTCCGGAACTTGTAGATCGGGAACGTCTCGCCGAACCCGGCCGTTCGATCCTGGCTGTAGAACACCGGACCCGGACTATCGATCTTGATCACCGCGGCGATGACGGCCATTAGCGGGGCGAAGACGAGCAAGCCGACCAGCGCGAAGACGACGTCGAACAGCCGTTTGCACAGGTAATCCAGCGGGTCCCACGGCTCGAGGTCGACGTCGACCAGTTCGCCGACGGCTCCCTCGGAGACGAGCACGCTGTCGGTGTACTCGCGGTGGACCTTCGCCGAGACGCCGTGTTCGTGACAGGCGTCGAGCGCGCCGAAGAACTCCGCTCGGTCTGCGTGTCGGAACGCGAGCACGACGGTGTCGATATCACGCTCGACGAGGACGTCCTCGAGTCGCGAGAGGCCGCCGAGGCGCGGATAGCCCGCAATTTTCTGCGAGCCCGCCGACAGGTGAGTCACGCCATCGCGTCCGTCGCTCTCCACCGTCTCGAGTGCGAGCCCGCCGTCCGTCACGGCGTTCGCGCCGGTGCCCGCCTCACCTGCGTCGTCGATCTCGTCCTCGTCGAAGGTGTGAAAGCCGACGCTCGAGGGGCAGAGATAGCCGAGGACCGGCGCGTCGACCGTCGGTGCGATTCGCTCGAGTTGGGCGATATCGTCGCCGACGAAGAGCGTCCGTCCCGGTTCGCCGTTTGGCGGGCGGCGGATCCAGACGAACCACGCGGGAAGCGCGACGCCGAGGAGGCCGATAATCGTGATCAGCGTCGCGCGCGGGAATCGAAGCGACCAGTTGAAGTAGCCAAGCGAGGCGAGTGCGAGGCCGGCGACGATGACTCGCTTGTGGGTGAGCGCGACGGTGTCGAGGATCCGCTGGGGTCGGGGTCGATACAGCGGGAGCAGACACAGCGTCACGGCGAGGACGCTCAGGCCGAGCATCCAGTACAGTTCGCCGCCGGTGACCAGCGTCGGCTCGAGGCGATTGAACAGCGGGACGTACGTCGTCACGAGCGATTGGGTGAACGGATGGTTGGCGCTCGCCACGGCACCGACGGTCAACCCGACGACGCCGAGGAGGCTGACAATCCGATAGCGCCACCCGGTTAGCATTCGTTACGAGTAACTATTCGACAGTGGCATAACGTTGTTGGCAGGCAAGACAGTCACGAAAAAGATCACTCGAGGGGAGGACGTCTCGAGGTGTCATGGGAGCTGAA includes:
- a CDS encoding type II toxin-antitoxin system death-on-curing family toxin — translated: MTDDVAYPSVGLILDIHEQIVAEGDATEPGIRSEDAIESALQYVSEGFFGEVPQTLHEKAVHLMRLLVADHPFVDGNKRTALRTVVVFYMLNGYTFEYGDEIRALLHRFATDEAEVDIETAVIYFRACARRN
- a CDS encoding sugar transferase, with the translated sequence MLTGWRYRIVSLLGVVGLTVGAVASANHPFTQSLVTTYVPLFNRLEPTLVTGGELYWMLGLSVLAVTLCLLPLYRPRPQRILDTVALTHKRVIVAGLALASLGYFNWSLRFPRATLITIIGLLGVALPAWFVWIRRPPNGEPGRTLFVGDDIAQLERIAPTVDAPVLGYLCPSSVGFHTFDEDEIDDAGEAGTGANAVTDGGLALETVESDGRDGVTHLSAGSQKIAGYPRLGGLSRLEDVLVERDIDTVVLAFRHADRAEFFGALDACHEHGVSAKVHREYTDSVLVSEGAVGELVDVDLEPWDPLDYLCKRLFDVVFALVGLLVFAPLMAVIAAVIKIDSPGPVFYSQDRTAGFGETFPIYKFRTMIPEGEDATPTEDEDNDRITRVGRVLRKTHLDELPQLWSIFVGDMSVVGPRAVWTQEEVLLEQDAPSWRKRWFVKPGLTGLAQIHDASSTDPSAKLRYDLEYIRRQSFWVDLSIVIRQIWAVLEDVWTMVRR